The DNA region GCCGGCAGGATGGCCGCTAGAGAGTCGAGTTTTTCCAGTTTTCCGGACAAAGCGTCGCTGGCAATGAGTGCAGGTGGGTTTTGAGACATCGTTTTTCGCGGTGCTGGGCTGTATCTGAGCCTCATTATAGCGAGAAGGGCGCTGAAATCAATAACCATCGATAAGGGTTACTTATCGATAGTCATAGACTGTGTTTTTGGTGTATCACTGTACTGAAACTTTTTTGCTATATAGCGTTCATTAAGCAAATCAAGTAACAAAAAATCAATGGCTTACGATCTGACTAAAATTCCGGTTCGCGCCCTGCTGCAGCCCATCGCCGAGGCAACCGCCGCACTCGTCCGCCTCGACGAGCGCCTCAAAAATTCACCACTCGGGCCCGGGTGCCTCGAACGGCTGCACTTCGTTGACGCCTGCGCCTCGCTCTGGATCGACGGCGAACTGGTTCATATGGAAGACCTGGTGCTGCACGATGCGTCCCGGGACATTCGCTCGCCAACCCATGAGCTGACCATTGCCCACGCGGTGTTGCGCGCTCGCAAAAAGATCTTGCGCCATCCACCTACTTGGGCCCTCAGCCCTGAGGGGTTTTTGGCGCTGCGCGGTGCCGAGGATTTCCAGGAAAAAGAAGAAGAGGGGAGGGGGGGCACCGAAGTTTCGACGCACTCGGATCCGCAGGTCGAAACGGCATCTGATCAGGTCGATCCGCTGGCGCAGGACCTGGCAGCCCTGGACGCGGTGCTCGAACGCAGCACGGCGATTCTGTCCGGCGCACCTGTTCCCCAGCGTGAATCCCCATGGCAACGTGCTGAAATCGTCTACGATCCGGACTGGAATGAAGAAGACCGTTTGGCCGAATGGCGGGAGGTTCTGCGCAGAACAGAAAACATGCCGCCCGTTCTGCGCGCTGTCCTTTTGCTCGACGCCTGGAATTTTTTGGATGTTCTGGAGCGCACGCCCTGGCTTGGCCGGCTTCTGGCCGCCAGCAGTCTGTTGGAAGCAGGCCTGACATCCGCAGGACATCTGGCGACGGTAAATCTCGGTCTGAAGCTGATCGAGCGGGACAAGAGAACCAGCAGAAATCTGGAGACCCGGCTAACGGCGCTCTTATCCGCGCTGACCGCTGCGGCCGAGTTCGGGCTCAAGGAACACGACAAGCTTGTGCTTGCGAGGCAGACTTTGGAGTATCGATTGAAAGGCCGGCGACGATCGTCAAAGCTGCCGGCGCTCGTCGATCTGGTGCTGTCGCGACCAATGGTGTCGGCCAGCATGATTGCAAAGGAGATAGGCGTGACGCCGCAGGCCGCGCTACGCCTTGTTGAGGAGCTGAATTTGCGAGAGCTCACAGGCAGGGGGCGGTTCAGGGTCTGGGGAATCGTTTAGACAAATTGCCTCGGCATTCGACGTCTACTTCGCGCCGACACTTCGGAAATTTGGTGCTTTCCGGCCCATCCCCAAAAGCATACGTTTCTTGAAGCTCGAGTAAGGGTCTGGGAAGGGCGGCAAGCGGACCTTCGTTGCACTCGGGGCGAAGGACCGCTTAGCGGGACAGAGCTGCTGGAGTTCATCCGAACACCCATTACTTCGGTTGCAGGATCCCCGCCCTTGTAAAAGCGCGCGACGTAATCGACATCGGCCGCGTCCACCTCAGCCTCCAAAGCCGCGACAAGGGTAGGGACGCCATATGGGGCTCACGATGTACTCCCAAAACAGCCTCCATTCCCAAGTACGCAATGGGCATGAAATCCGACATAAGGACAAACGTGTAAATGTGAGGCGTCCTGAAAAAAGCTGCGGGTTCGCTGAACAGCGACCATGGCTGCACTGTAGTGATCAGGCGACAGTGCAGCGATCTTCGGCTTTTTCATCGGCTTCAGTGATGAAAGCCCGCTCTCCACCAAGGTCGGAGAACGCCCGCGTGCGACAACTCAGAACGATGATTTGCTGATCCCGCGCAACCTGGGCCAGCATATTGAACATCGTTGAAATGCGTTCGTCATCCGTGTGGACGATGGCGTCATCGAGAATAATGGGAACATGACTGCCTTGTTTCGCGAATAGTTTCGCAAAGGCAAGCCTCGTTAGGACAGCAATCTGTTCAAATGCGCCACCTGAAAGAACATCTACCCTGTCCGTCACGCCGTTCCGGGTGATCGTCTCAATCAGCAGTCTTTCAGCATCGATCTGGAACTCGGCACCCGCGTGCAGTTGGCGCAATAAAGGCAGCAGTTCGTTCCGGATCGGCTCAAAATAGGTCTCCTGCGCGTCCGCCCTGGCCGCCTCGAGGTGATTGACCAGCAATTTTAACGCCTTTGCGTGGCTAGCGAATTGCGTTGCCCTGTCCTCGGCGCGCGCAAGCTTGCCTGTGACTTCAGCGAGCTGTTCCTCAACAGCACCCTCTGACTGTGTTTGGATTGCCCCATTTAGTCGAGCAAGTTCCTTTTCGTGCCGATTGATCTCCTTCGCGTCTTGCTCGTCTGCCTTCTGCACCCGTTCATACGCAGCCTTTGCGGCAGTAAGATCGGGAGCGCTCTCTCGGAGGACCTTGAGTGCCTCGCGTACCTCTGCCACTTTTTTCGCCTTATCAATCTTGGACTTGTTGAGCGTCTGAAGCTGTTGTTCTTCATCAGCCGGAGCAACAAGCTCTGCCTTGTCCGTACGCAACCTTTTCAGAAGAACTGCTTCTTCTGTCAGGGCTCCGGTT from Roseibium sp. HPY-6 includes:
- a CDS encoding RHE_PE00001 family protein — protein: MAYDLTKIPVRALLQPIAEATAALVRLDERLKNSPLGPGCLERLHFVDACASLWIDGELVHMEDLVLHDASRDIRSPTHELTIAHAVLRARKKILRHPPTWALSPEGFLALRGAEDFQEKEEEGRGGTEVSTHSDPQVETASDQVDPLAQDLAALDAVLERSTAILSGAPVPQRESPWQRAEIVYDPDWNEEDRLAEWREVLRRTENMPPVLRAVLLLDAWNFLDVLERTPWLGRLLAASSLLEAGLTSAGHLATVNLGLKLIERDKRTSRNLETRLTALLSALTAAAEFGLKEHDKLVLARQTLEYRLKGRRRSSKLPALVDLVLSRPMVSASMIAKEIGVTPQAALRLVEELNLRELTGRGRFRVWGIV